GTACAATTGAATACGAACTAGGTAACAGTAATTATCTACTTTTAGATGCTGGAgacattcttttttttttattttattttttttacttttcttcttttctttgttttggTAAAGTAGATAATGTTCATAGGACAATCAAAAGACGGGCACTCCTAGCTACAGCTCAGATTGAATTGTGCCCTGGCTACTATTctaagaaaggaagagagaaaagggaaagattaagcgagaaagaaaaagataataataagataatagacaaagaaaacaaaatacACCTCGGAAGGAATCAGTCCTGTGAATCCACAGATTTACTAGCAAGAGCAAGGATCCAGCCTGCAATGGTatccggggaagaaggtagCACAACAGTGTAGATATTCAGGTTCAACATAGAGCTACAAAAAGCAGTAAAGGCGATCAGAGATGAAAGCATGATCTTATCGATGGTGAACTCATTATTTGGAAAGTTTGATGTCGTGCCACTGCAATGAGAAATAAGAACATATATATTGTCGTACTTTCTCGCAAGACGGAATACGCGTTCTCGTAGAGGAGAGTTGACGCTGGGATTGTCTCCAGCCATTGTTGATTTATGACCTGGGAGGAATAGCTGTGTTGTTGCTTGGGAAGTTGTCAAGACTATACCAGTGCTGGGCGCAATTATCATATCAGCTTCGTCGTCGTAGTTTGATGGAACGGTGTTTCTAGATTGAATATGACTTCCAGATGCCAATCTCCAGCTATTCGCACTAGACTCCCTGTAGACGATAGATGTGGCAGGATCCATACTTTCAATGCACTGGACTATGCGTAAGTGGCTTTTGAGAAGTGATGTTGACATGGAGAGTATTATGGGTTCGTGTTTTTGAGGCAGACCATATGGGATGGCTGACTGATTGAAGGAGATAGTCTCAGATTGTCTGCGAGCTGGGGTGTCAGTTGAGTGGTTATCAGATGTTTTCGCACGCTGCAATGAATCGTGCTCCTTTCCAGGCGTTTCTGTGGGCATATCCTTAAGGAAAAAATGGCTCTGGGTGGCTACTTCTTGTATGGAAGCCTGCCCTCTAGTCTCCATGAACCGTGATAGGGAGCCAAGGCTCGTAGTCAGGTGTTGTCTTGAAGGTGCTTTTCCCTTCATAATGGGCGGCATGGCTTCGTGATTCGCACTGTCAGTCTTGTTATCATCCTTCTGAGTGTTATCCAACTTTCGTTTCCGCACCAGTAATGGATTGCCTGGGCTAATATTGTCATAAAGCTGGGGTAGAGCTTCAGGGAGGCAGGAGGCCACTGAGTGATCATCTTCTATTGTTGGAGTGATTAAGTATAATTCTGGTACTGGAGTCCCAATTATTGACTCTGCTGAGCAGTCTGGAAACTCCTGTACGTATGCTTCTTGACGAGACGAGCTACATGCGGATGGAATTGGAGAGTAGCTTCTTCGAGAGGGAAGATCCTTCACGATGGTGTTGTCATTAGGGAAACAGTCAGATGTTGCAATGTTATCCGTAATCTCAGTGTAGGTCACTCGCGAAGTAATGCTGCTCGGGCTCCTGGGTATTGTCACAGCCATGATGACTTGCTCAAAATCGGATGTGAACCCTTTTTCATTGGTCATGTCCATATCCGCAGGGGACATTCCATCAGGTGGACCTCGCTCGTTGGGGGACGACGGAATTAGAGATGGATCATGCGACAGTTGCCTGTCTATTCCTTCGAAGACCTGGTTATCGAATTCACTTTCTAGCATTGAAATCGTACTCCCTGGGACATTCTCGGTTCTAGAGCAGCCTTCATAGTACACGGTATCGACGCCGGTCGGTACCTCAGCTGAATCATGGCGAACGGGACTCAATAGGAAGTGGTCGCTTGAGCTCAGTGGCGGGCTATCGCAAGAAAAGCAGTCGTCATCTAGAGGCAAAAGGGGCGGGGACTGAAGATGGAACCGACCTTCCTGTCGTCAACTTCAgcgagaagaatgagagaagCGCGAGATGACCCCAAAAACATACCCCAACCACGTCTTCAAGGGGACACAGCAAGTAGTCATCCAAGTCCAGAGGACGATTCCCAGCCTGCCGTGCACCTTGAATAAGAAGCAATGCGTCCTTAGAACAATCCAGCTTCTCATTGCCAActcttttcttaattatatctgCCTCATGTATCAAAGGGCTCAAGAAATTGCTATCGTAGTCGCTAGCAAGCCCCTCATGTGAACCGAGGAGATTCTCTTCTCGAGAGTATCGAAGCGGCTCAGCTGGAAGTACCAAATTTGTATCCTTGTCAGAGCTGAAGAGAGGAGGTTCTAG
The window above is part of the Aspergillus luchuensis IFO 4308 DNA, chromosome 8, nearly complete sequence genome. Proteins encoded here:
- a CDS encoding uncharacterized protein (COG:S;~EggNog:ENOG410PPW9): MASPNEVSLLQYARFHGIATEHTDIDPLQHIDGVCDIPPDFLHPLGDTFSVIEQTIASSQQVIEQNLHPEKLDIRKESVQFLSSVLRDIKRDNIDDCWDEVLPLWDRFDDLKLEPPLFSSDKDTNLVLPAEPLRYSREENLLGSHEGLASDYDSNFLSPLIHEADIIKKRVGNEKLDCSKDALLLIQGARQAGNRPLDLDDYLLCPLEDVVGEGRFHLQSPPLLPLDDDCFSCDSPPLSSSDHFLLSPVRHDSAEVPTGVDTVYYEGCSRTENVPGSTISMLESEFDNQVFEGIDRQLSHDPSLIPSSPNERGPPDGMSPADMDMTNEKGFTSDFEQVIMAVTIPRSPSSITSRVTYTEITDNIATSDCFPNDNTIVKDLPSRRSYSPIPSACSSSRQEAYVQEFPDCSAESIIGTPVPELYLITPTIEDDHSVASCLPEALPQLYDNISPGNPLLVRKRKLDNTQKDDNKTDSANHEAMPPIMKGKAPSRQHLTTSLGSLSRFMETRGQASIQEVATQSHFFLKDMPTETPGKEHDSLQRAKTSDNHSTDTPARRQSETISFNQSAIPYGLPQKHEPIILSMSTSLLKSHLRIVQCIESMDPATSIVYRESSANSWRLASGSHIQSRNTVPSNYDDEADMIIAPSTGIVLTTSQATTQLFLPGHKSTMAGDNPSVNSPLRERVFRLARKYDNIYVLISHCSGTTSNFPNNEFTIDKIMLSSLIAFTAFCSSMLNLNIYTVVLPSSPDTIAGWILALASKSVDSQD